From Toxorhynchites rutilus septentrionalis strain SRP chromosome 2, ASM2978413v1, whole genome shotgun sequence, a single genomic window includes:
- the LOC129769590 gene encoding signal recognition particle 19 kDa protein: MAAAQAPLRPWNSNLQHSDRERWICIYPAYVNKKKTRQEGRRIPKENCVENPSFQEIRDVLQVLNLNVIVENKQYSREKSKELAYRGRIRVQLRNNDGSPILKEYPSRDSLLFYLGKMIPQLKTRQSKPNEQPVQQHASGSGGQSHKKGKGKRR; encoded by the exons ATGGCTGCTGCTCAAGCCCCTCTACGCCCGTGGAATTCTAACCTGCAACACAGTGATCGCGAGCGCTGGATATGTATCTATCCCGCATATGTAAACAAGAAGAAAACCCGTCAGGAAGGTCGTCGTATACCGAAGGAAAACTGCGTGGAGAATCCGTCCTTCCAGGAGATTCGTGACGTTCTACAGGTGCTCAATTTGAACGTCATTGTCGAGAACAAGCAGTATTCGAGGGAGAAAAGCAAG gAACTTGCCTACCGCGGTAGGATCCGTGTTCAGCTTCGAAATAATGATGGCAGTCCTATTCTAAAGGAATATCCGTCCAGGGATAGTCTACTGTTCTATTTGGGAAAAATGATTCCCCAGCTGAAAACCAGACAAAGTAAACCCAATGAACAGCCTGTGCAACAACATGCGAGTGGTTCCGGTGGACAATCGCACAAGAAGGGCAAGGGCAAAAgacgataa
- the LOC129771558 gene encoding uncharacterized protein LOC129771558 isoform X2 yields the protein MRRCLIRLAAVVLLSAVVLVEENESAPMFDQESAHFRAQQKSCSNLCGYCPSCNGFYCGEECICECQQNSGDHAHCISKIRETSDKLGLVYDVLIQLPKNITTRFARSASLYDRMHPHQADTLRKVMDLIQLPIRMVKMSPALGMRNSRRH from the exons ATGCGGCGCTGCCTCATTCGTTTAGCTGCCGTAGTGCTGCTGAGCGCGGTGGTCTTAGTCGAAG AGAATGAATCGGCGCCAATGTTCGACCAGGAAAGTGCTCATTTTAGAGCACAACAGAAGTCGTGCAGCAATCTCTGTGGATACTGCCCGTCGTGTAATGGATTCTATTGCGGAGAAGAGTGTATCTGCGAGTGTCAACAAAACAGCGGTGACC ATGCCCATTGCATCAGCAAAATAAGGGAAACCAGCGACAAGCTTGGATTGGTCTACGATGTTCTGATCCAGCTGCCGAAGAATATCACAACCCGTTTCGCACGTAGTGCCTCTCTGTACGATAGGATGCATCCCCACCAGGCGGACACATTACGAAAG GTGATGGATTTGATACAGCTTCCCATTCGAATGGTGAAGATGTCACCCGCCCTAGGAATGCGAAACAGTCGTCGCCACTGA
- the LOC129771558 gene encoding uncharacterized protein LOC129771558 isoform X1 encodes MRRCLIRLAAVVLLSAVVLVEENESAPMFDQESAHFRAQQKSCSNLCGYCPSCNGFYCGEECICECQQNSGDHAHCISKIRETSDKLGLVYDVLIQLPKNITTRFARSASLYDRMHPHQADTLRKVLIDPQGLHAAKSDFKYSTDKHSIGDGFDTASHSNGEDVTRPRNAKQSSPLRSGTAFEVELEFGRS; translated from the exons ATGCGGCGCTGCCTCATTCGTTTAGCTGCCGTAGTGCTGCTGAGCGCGGTGGTCTTAGTCGAAG AGAATGAATCGGCGCCAATGTTCGACCAGGAAAGTGCTCATTTTAGAGCACAACAGAAGTCGTGCAGCAATCTCTGTGGATACTGCCCGTCGTGTAATGGATTCTATTGCGGAGAAGAGTGTATCTGCGAGTGTCAACAAAACAGCGGTGACC ATGCCCATTGCATCAGCAAAATAAGGGAAACCAGCGACAAGCTTGGATTGGTCTACGATGTTCTGATCCAGCTGCCGAAGAATATCACAACCCGTTTCGCACGTAGTGCCTCTCTGTACGATAGGATGCATCCCCACCAGGCGGACACATTACGAAAGGTACTGATTGACCCGCAGGGGCTTCACGCAGCGAAAAGTGATTTTAAATACAGTACTGATAAACATTCGATAGGTGATGGATTTGATACAGCTTCCCATTCGAATGGTGAAGATGTCACCCGCCCTAGGAATGCGAAACAGTCGTCGCCACTGAGAAGTGGGACTGCTTTCGAGGTAGAATTGGAATTCGGCAGAAGCTGA